A single Elephas maximus indicus isolate mEleMax1 chromosome 2, mEleMax1 primary haplotype, whole genome shotgun sequence DNA region contains:
- the LOC126067597 gene encoding olfactory receptor 2T29-like produces the protein MDNITLLVNHTGGSDFILLGLFSQSKHPALLCTVIFVIFMMALTGNAILILLIHSNAHLHTPMYFFISQLSVMDVMYISATVPKMLMDQVMGVKKISVPECGIQMFLYLTLGGSEFFLLAAMSYDRYMAICHPLHYPVLMNHKICFLLASGCWFLGSVDGFMLTPITMTFPFCRSREIHHFFCEVPAVMKLSCSDTSLIETLMYLCCVLMLLIPVIVISSSYTFILLTIHRMNSAEGRKKAFTTCSSHMTVVILFYGAAIYTYMIPSSYHTPEKDMVVSFFYTILTPVLNPLIYSLRNKDVTGAMKKMLNVEPVKKA, from the coding sequence ATGGACAACATCACGTTGCTGGTCAACCACACTGGAGGGTCTGATTTTATCCTGTTGGGACTCTTCAGTCAATCCAAACACCCAGCTCTGCTCTGTAcggttatttttgtgattttcatgATGGCTTTGACTGGAAATGCCATCCTGATCCTCCTGATACACTCTAATGCCCacctccacactcccatgtactttttcatCAGCCAGTTGTCTGTCATGGATGTGATGTACATTTCTGCCACTGTGCCCAAGATGCTCATGGACCAGGTCATGGGTGTCAAAAAGATCTCAGTTCCTGAATGTGGGATACAGATGTTCCTCTACTTGACTCTAGGAGGATCAGAATTTTTCCTTCTGGCTGCCATGTCCTATGACCGGTACATGGCCATCTGCCATCCGCTCCATTACCCTGTCCTTATGAACCATAAGATATGTTTCCTTCTGGCATCTGGCTGCTGGTTCTTAGGTTCAGTGGATGGCTTCATGCTCACTCCCATCACCATGACCTTCCCCTTCTGTAGATCCAGGGAGATCCATCACTTCTTCTGTGAGGTTCCTGCTGTAATGAAACTCTCCTGCTCTGATACCTCACTCATTGAGACACTCATGTACCTGTGCTGTGTCCTCATGCTCCTCATTCCTGTGATAGTCATTTCAAGCTCCTACACTTTCATCCTGCTCACTATCCATAGGATGAACTCGGCAGAGGGCCGGAAGAAGGCCTTCACCACCTGCTCCTCCCACATGACTGTAGTCATCCTCTTCTATGGGGCTGCCATCTACACCTACATGATCCCCAGCTCCTACCacaccccagagaaggacatggtAGTGTCTTTCTTTTACACTATCCTCACTCCTGTGCTAAACCCTTTAATCTATAGTCttagaaataaagatgtcacAGGGGCTATGAAGAAAATGTTGAATGTTGAACCTGTTAAGAAAGCATGA